From a region of the Calliphora vicina chromosome 4, idCalVici1.1, whole genome shotgun sequence genome:
- the Rab35 gene encoding ras-related protein Rab-35, producing MARGFDHLFKLLIIGDSGVGKSSLLIRFSDDLFSGSYITTIGVDFKIRTVVIDGLRVKLQIWDTAGQERFRTITSTYYRGTHGVIVVYDVTNGESFANVRRWLDEIQNNCDVVNKVLVGNKNDDPDRKVVITEDAQRFAQQMDIELFETSAKNNIKVEEMFLSITRQVLQHKLRNAQNDPQKDTINLKKSSGKKKSKCCS from the exons ATGGCTCGTGGTTTTGatcatttatttaaacttttaattattGGCGACAGTG GTGTTGGCAAATCATCACTATTAATCCGTTTCTCGGATGACTTATTCTCAGGTAGTTATATCACAACAATTGGTGTAGATTTCAAAATACGCACAGTAGTCATTGATGGTCTGCGAGTTAAACTACAAATTTGGGATACAGCGGGCCAAGAACGATTCCGTACGATAACCAGCACTTACTATCGAGGAACACATGGAGTTATTGTAGTGTACGATGTAACAAATGGTGAATCATTTGCCAATGTACGGCGATGGCTAGatgaaatacaaaacaattgtgATGTGGTTAATAAAGTATTAG TTGGAAATAAAAATGATGATCCTGATCGAAAGGTGGTCATAACTGAGGATGCCCAACGATTTGCCCAGCAAATGGATATTGAGTTATTTGAAACATCtgccaaaaataatattaaagttGAGGAAATGTTCCTGTCTATAACACGACAAGTCCTTCAGCACAAGTTGCGCAATGCACAAAATGATCCACAGAAAGACACGATCAATTTAAAGAAATCCAGTGGCAAAAAGAAAAGTAAATGTTGTAGTTGA